The sequence below is a genomic window from Glycine max cultivar Williams 82 chromosome 20, Glycine_max_v4.0, whole genome shotgun sequence.
AGTGTATCAAATTGTCTTGagtaataaagttaaaataaaagtttcgagtgtcaaatttatgaaaactttatttatatttaaataggtgagtatataatttttcaagcaataattaaattgatttaaaaggTTGTAAAGAAAACAGTAAATTAAAttgacataaatttaaattaaaataaacaagaagGTAAGACAAACAATGAAgggaattaatcaattaaaacaaaaaaagaagagaaaatccAATTTTATTATAGAAgttaaatttagaagatgagaatgttgagAATTTAGTCTATCAAAGTTACTCTTGatataataatgatttttctctaattatgtttatttcaattttacaaCTACATCTACTCATATATTCTaactaagattcctcaagtgaAAGAGCCTAACTTATTTATCTTTTCTCCCAAATCCTTTTGCAGagataaaatagttaaattgcattaagaatagatATGTATATCAGACtaaataaaatcaacatatcCCTAGTGATGAAGTTATTTAGATCACAGTCTTTcctagttctattagaaaataatatttttcaacgtTACCCTTAAAACTTATCATGTAAATGAGTGATTAAgtcataaacaataaaattaagctCATGAAAGGATAATGCAAAAGTAATATTCATAATAGATAGGAATAGAAATTATATAAAGAACAATTGGCTGTTAAGTTTCTAACAAAGGGAGTTTAACCTCTTATTGCCATAGAAGattttacaattgcaagagagaaatatttagtaaaagggAGAAATTGAGAAAGGAAATAGGGAATAAATGACTTCTAATGTTTGTTTCTCATTCTTCTGACCTTTATCTTCtataataaattgtattttcttgacttttctgtatgtttttttcttttttttctctcattctttaATAGGtacaaatcaatttaattttcacCCAACCTTCGCGCTTAGCGAATATGGCGGTATTCGTGCTAAGTGTGCGTCTCATGCTAAGTGTGCCTTCACTTTCCTGGCTTGCTTTCCTAAAGTAATTGTGACGCTCAGCGTGTTGTGTTCGTTGAGACTGCGCATCACGCTGAACACCTAATTCGTGCTAAGCACGTATCTTCATATCACCAATTTGCTCTTTtggactttattttttttttctactccaATTATTTATTAAGCATCATGAATTTatcaacttttaatattttctaaaaaaaacttaaatatgttaaaatttcaattatttgcacaaaaagaaagaaataagagagaaaaattattaatttctatataatttattcctttcaaaattaaaaataggtggtgaaattatttttataggattatttttattcaattcaattaaaatttcttatattcTCACGAAAGACAACTTTTGTGCATATAGATTAGTTAATTATGCAATTCATACTCAGATCCTTGGTGGGATtcgatccttttttttttagccTAGGATACTTTTATAGAAATAGATCTGATTTGTCTTCCTATAGGTTTAAGCCTTTCTAATCTTTTGTTTGGgagttttgttttttctctctggatgttgttattttcttcttatttttattttcaatgataTTTAAGGGTGTGGGTGTAGGGACAGATAGGTGTTAACCTGACAGGGACGTACCTGTCCTTGTAAATCCttcttacctttttttttatttaaaaaaatagcaataaTCTTTAAAAGTAAGTATTACACTCTAATTAACTTCACTGCCTGGATGAGCTTCGGATATAGTCACATGCAAGAAAATGGAGACATACCCCATTACAATATATATTTGCATAAAAGAAGAAATGCTATCTCCATGTTCTTATGTATCATAAATTTtctgggaaaaaaaaaaagtgataatttGGTCTAGCTCGTGAACCTTAAACATTATTCCGACATACCATTTTTGTGGCCATCGTAATTGCAATACACCTATCAGACAAGCTACCCCATGTTACAGCCTTTTGACTTGTATGTGGACCTATAAGTAATGAGGAACTTACAGTTGCTATCCCTTGGAAGGACAATGCTAACTTCTTGACCTGATGGTCCTGAAGAAAACCAAACTCTCCTATCACAAGGCTGGTATAAGCAAACACACTTTTTGTTATTCTTGTGCGTGGTCCTGGTATCATATGTCTGTTTTCAGTTCCAAACAGAGCACATTTGGATACTGATTTTATTGTGACTAGATGTCTAAGATTTGTCTTTTGTTTATTACCAGCTAACCTAAAAACTCAAACTGTTAGGTGAAGGCTTATGAATGATTTTATATGTAACACAACTCGAGGCGATTAAGTAAATTCCCCATAAAATGACGCCTAAATCTAGGATTTTAATATTTGACATTGCGGGTAAAATTATTCAATGCTCATAGTACACTTTCACCATGATTAGCCATAGTTGGCTTCTTTATGTTAatgattatcttttttatttacataaattgaagataaatataaaaaaatttataataattcatataccTTATTCAACTAATTGAATTAAATCTCTTTCATTGTTAATGACTAATCTAACCACTAATCTTTGATATTCATATTAATAACAAACAACTTTCACGAAGGCTATAATCAAAAGCTTTAAGCTACTATTAAAAGATTTAAGAAGGTTTTATATTACATTGGTtgaaaattttctataaattcatagtaaattcaaatttaagcTTTGGTCACTAACAACAGTGGTCCTAAAATTATTACCTAATTTATGCGCAATTATTGTTGCCAAGTTAGCCCGCTCAATAATGATTATTCTAATGTCATGAACCTAGCTAACTTTATTTTCCGTGGCTTAATGATGATCTGGCCAGGCCTTCAAAATCAGATCACTAGTCCCAAGTGTGAGAAGAGGACCGATCGACCCCCCTTGCATTCACTCTCAGTTTCGTTTCAATGTCAATGTGATCATATTAAAGCCTGAAAGCTACCCTTATAGATTGGTTGAACCAAGTTAAGAAATCCATGGTACAAGAAATCTTCAAAAGATTTAGAAATAAAGAGCAAGTAACATATGTGAAAATACAAATGGGTCGTTGGGGAAGGGGGTTCAAACTTTCAACAGAACATGCACGTTCTATGTTTCTTTATACGCATCCTCCtccaatacatatatatatatatatatactccgaCTTTGACTTGCTTTTCTTTTCCGGCAAAATTGATTCAGGGTTTTGAGCTCATGAGCAGTGACAGACCAATGGTGATCTTCCACGCGTCTGAATTATAAAAAGTCCATTTCTATTTTCTTGTGAAATTACGTCAAAAttattagcaaaaaaaaattgtagttgAAAGCAACATTGATcgcaaacaaatattaaaattgtgggaaataataatattatataaaaattgatacttCCTTTTCAATGATAACAGGATATGGTCACTCTGGCATCATATTAACGGAAGCCAATAAAAGCGAGttcaaaataagatatttttttggtagatgagttcaaaataaattgaataggTGCAAAATTGTTTAGTGGGGGTAGAATTATGTCCCGTGAGTGATAAGTCCTTGTAGATAATTGAAGGGGTGCAAAATTGTGCAGTGCAGttgctaattaaatttttttgcatGCGAACATACTGGCCAACACAATGTTGTGTAATTAATTGCCTTGCACACTTTGTTGGGGGAAAAGCAGCATTGCATATAGGTTTTTGACTAGAATCACCCTATGAAGATACTTTGTCGTTGTgagagatgaaaagaaaagaaaaagaaaaggtttttTAAGGGTGATCGAGCCTGAGAGTAGTATTATTGCAGATTTCAACACCTAGGAAAAATCTGgcaatgtgtagtcaagtcgtCAATTTGCTGTTTGTCACATTCTTCTGTCAAGTAATTTTAAAGTGAATTATGATTCAAAAGAAAGTATATTTTTGTAACTCTTATATGcattttcttttcatccttaTATTATATTGCAACACTTTATGGTGTGATattatatctataaaaaaaacatcaataagGTGTGGGGGTCAATCAGGcgacaacttaaaaaaaaaaatagataccttcagttcatattaatttttatttttttatgaaagagtGTTCATATTAATGTTAATACTTTCTTTATGGCttgaatttctgttaaaattacCTTTTCTGAAGTAAATTGGAAGTATTTAttgtcattaatattttattacaacttatttttcaAGTAATATTTATATGAAAGTTATCATTTCCATACTGGTgatatttatctaaaatatttttttcattaatcaaactaataatttaaatggTTGTAAAATCTAATTAAGTAGAAGTAACAATAAATAGACATCTCTCACATGTGTCGGTCTTGTcacgattttttttattacaaatcattctttacaaaaaatagttttgtttAAGTCAAATATGATtctataaatgataattttttaaaaaaatgttcaacgtaattatatatttaatactttaatttgagattgattaaattaaataatcttaTGTAAGTTAATTCTCGTATTTGGTGATGGTGACATTTGATCTTTTAGATAAATATTACTTTATCATCTAAATCAATTGGGTTGTACATTCTTTCTTATAGCTCGTTACTGAAAATTGCATACAGCAATCTTCTATCGGTCACACTGACCATGGATTTATGGTAATCTACCAGAGCAATGTAATCAAATTGAGATAAGGACATTGCAAAAATTCACACTGATTTGATCAAGTTTCTTTTCTCTTGGTTATGATGGTGACCGAAGCTTGCTGAGCATAGGCTACTGCACACGAACCACATGGCCATTATGGGGGAAATGTTGACATTTTGCAGTAACATTCATGGACTGAGCTAATTAAACGGATCGGCAAATCTGGCTTACCTTGCCATGTGCTTTGAGTTTCTCTGAGTTTTTGTTTCCTCATTTTTTGTGTAATATAGGGtggaacaaaagaaagaaggaaggcTTAGCCAAGTCAACAGAAGATTCACTTAAAAACATGAGTTAACATTTCACATGTATACTTTCTTTCCTAATTTGGTTTTCTTTCTGTTAAAATTCGTGAGGAAGTCAAAATAACAAATAGTTTTTCACTATAAAGTAATTTTGGTAATATTtgttgtataaaatatttaaaatgagaattttatcataaaaatatttgcaCTTATCTTGGTAATAAATACTGGTACATGCACTAAATTATATATCTAATAAGAAATTCATATGTGTATATCTTGAACATTGAATATTTAGAATGAGAATGTTGTTGAACTAGTTGTACTCATCTccctataaatatattttgtgtgTGTTGTTATGTTAAAAGTATAAAGTACCTAATTTTGTTGTAAAATTTAATCGATGATTTCTAATGGTTCTTCcatctaattaataaattattaatgttttaGATATTTCTTGGGAAATAATTACTATTAAGAAGAATTATGTATGTAATGGCATaaaattgtgaaaatgaatATGTGGCAATCAAACTACTCAGACTACGggacaaacaataaaaaattacgaAGATGGACTAAAAAATTGGTAAAAAGGCAACAAAAGATTATAATATTCATATACTATTAACTTTTAATGGTACCCACCACCTTCCCCCACATATTTTACGTTTTGGGTAGTTTGATTTATGGGGACTAGAATTAAAGTATTAAATGCTAGAAAGGGCCAGAGCAAAGGTCCCTCCGACCAGCCTTGTCatattttccactgccaatgtCCCTTAGAACATGGAGGAAATTATGGCATTTCCCAATCttaaactctctctctctctcctcacacCATAAAAGCCCTCATTGAACAACAACAAGCACTTCCTACTTCCAGTCCTTCAAGCAACAAAACCATCAATCCCAAGTGAGCAAACTCAGCATGCTACACACAAGTAAATAAACAAGACCACCTCAATCATTGTGGTCGAATCCAACCAAAGCAAAGCCAAATACTTTGCCCTTCTTGGTCACTCACCACCACccttttgcatgtttaaagGAGAAGGATTCTCatctttagaaagaaaaaaaaaaagacaacaaaaaaGTTGAAAGAGTTTATAAAGAGATGGAGATTGAGTCAGTGAAGTGCGAGTGTTGTGGATTGAAGGAGGATTGCACCCAAGACTACATCAGCGAAGTGAAGTCCAAGTTTGATGGGAAATGGTTGTGTGGGTTGTGCTCAGAAGCAGTGAGAGATGAAGTGAGCCATGGAGGAAAAAAGGCATCAGCTATGGATGAAGCTGTGAAGGCTCACATGTCATTTTGCCGTAAGTTCAAATCAAACCCTGCAGTTAGAGTTGCAGAAGGGATGAGGCAGATGCTACGGAGAAGGTCTGACTTgtcatcttctccatcttcaTCAAAGAAGTACACAAGGTCAAGCAGCACTTCTCAAGTGGGAGATTCTTCAAGTTTCCATTTGTAGTAATGAGAGAAACAGAGGATGGGAACCGGGCAGAGGCAGAGGAGACTCTGCTTTGGTTGGAATAAAAAGTTGAtaggtttagtttttttttcttcttcttgtcaTGTACAGGAAGTGCCATTTCAGTCTTTtcttctgttttattttttattttttcaagtaaTCTCTAGTTTGGTATCTCTAATCCTCTTTGTCGTCTCTTTGTTTACTTTCTTGGCTAACTAGAGACCTAgttttcaagaagaaaaaaatgaaaagatgatCTCAATCAACTTTGTCTCCTTCAAAACTTTGAGAGTATTTCGACTCATTTCTGCTCAAAATGGACAGGACAAAAACCGTTAATAATGTTTCTGAGTAGAATGAGTATCTCCTTTCCTTTCATTTGTATTGAAATGGTATTTTGGGTATTAACGAActtatttgtttgtttaacACAAGTACTTTTAGAACTTTGAGTGGTAAGATAAAGTGGAAGGTTGGATTTTTCTTGGaacattattttaacttttgcaTATATAATCATGTAATAAATTATGTAATCATCaatcaattaagttttttttttttgcaatttaaatatgaagacctaataacaaattttgtatttttttacattttgatttttaatttaatattttattaaaagatcaCTTTATCTCTAATCTTCCTAATTTAATTTCCTAAAAATGAATGTCTTCCTACACTTTCATCTTCCCCACGCAACAACCACAACCAAGCTTTTCTGATGACTCAATTGGGAGGATCAGGTCAAAGTCAACCATGCGGAGGAGGAGTTAACaaagttattgtttttcttaCCATTCTCCCTCCAGAAAGTGGAGGAGAATTACTTGTGAATGAACAAGTAAACAATAGCAGCAGCAACGCGATTCGAAACCTGAAGAAAAGGTCTTGCTTCTAGGCATGCACTCACCATTATTTTCACTACCAACACCACAAATTTCCAAGCTATGGTTTAGGAATTCCCTTGACATCCCAATACCGAGGACGCATTCATATTTAGGAAATTAAGAGTTGAATTAGAAAGATTTAGtataaagtgatttttttaataaaatattaaattaaaaagaaaaatataaaatttattattaaatcctcatatttgaattaaaaaaaaaacataaatttgattgacgaatgtaattatataattcaaataatattacataattaAACTATGCAATATACATACTTACTGATGTAACTTATTTTAAAGTCGCATCATagcaatgaatttttttcttaagcCTCCTATCTTCTTCTAACATTAGTTTTTGCACTTCTAATGTGTATCTTTTGTGTGAACTCTGATGTTTtggaattattttaaattttagctaAATTAAAGTTGAGCTGGATGGAGCATTCAAGGATTAAATTTCATGAGAACATGAATAagagaaactaaaatgaaaataaaatgattttctatagcaattattaattaaaaagaagtagaaggaaaaatatttctataaacTTAACATCTCCATATTTTTTTCACACATTTTTGTTAGAAAGAATAATAACAATACACAAATAaatgtatataatatatacattgattaatactttttatttttatcacattatatcACTTATAAATACATAGACATAGACatgtgtataatatatatatatatatatatatatatatatatatatataattaacacacttttatctcttttatctggATGTCTAATAACACATTAATTTCCATGCATCATTTTTTCCTCAAACT
It includes:
- the LOC100809523 gene encoding uncharacterized protein, with product MEIESVKCECCGLKEDCTQDYISEVKSKFDGKWLCGLCSEAVRDEVSHGGKKASAMDEAVKAHMSFCRKFKSNPAVRVAEGMRQMLRRRSDLSSSPSSSKKYTRSSSTSQVGDSSSFHL